The Vigna unguiculata cultivar IT97K-499-35 chromosome 6, ASM411807v1, whole genome shotgun sequence genome contains a region encoding:
- the LOC114187494 gene encoding uncharacterized protein LOC114187494 codes for MWRFLSVVTRKLQNTKKSSSRVADENMFEGGTNGGRREHSWSGISVIYGILHAPVSILSCVSHPEANGSDGVWVSGEFVQISEMNHLMVNDSMRYAILM; via the coding sequence ATGTGGCGTTTTCTGAGTGTGGTGACAAGAAAACTGCAGAACACAAAGAAGAGTTCATCAAGAGTGGCTGATGAGAACATGTTTGAGGGTGGTACAAACGGTGGAAGAAGAGAGCATAGTTGGAGTGGAATCTCTGTTATATATGGCATTCTTCATGCTCCCGTTTCAATTCTCTCATGTGTGTCTCATCCTGAAGCAAATGGATCAGATGGGGTTTGGGTTTCTGGTGAATTTGTGCAGATTTCTGAAATGAATCATCTTATGGTAAATGACAGCATGAGATATGCAATTTTGATGTAG